Proteins encoded by one window of Bradyrhizobium sp. B097:
- the nifS gene encoding cysteine desulfurase NifS produces the protein MSGVRVPIYLDNNATTRTDSSVVQAMLPFFTEQFGNASSAHAVGGEAAAALKQARRSLQGLLGIAYDHEIVFTSGGTEAINAAILSALAAQDGRDEIVTTSVEHSAVLALVEQLATRGVKTHIVPVDSRGRLDIEAFRSALGPRTAIASIMWANNETGTIFPVEFLAGLTREAGALFHTDAVQAMGKVRVDLKDSAIDMLSLSAHKLHGPKGIGALYLRKGTKFRPLIWGGAQERRRRGGTENIPGIVGLGKAAELAVERLEPERVRIGALRDRLEQGILHNGECVALGDVSNRLANTANIAFDHLDGEAIAHHLDRAGIAVSLGSACSAGSMEPSHVLRAMQVPPWSVRGAVRFSLSRETSVAEVDEVVYALSDIVARLRAIRGSQPVCPPMRHSRGS, from the coding sequence TTGAGCGGGGTTCGAGTGCCGATTTACCTTGACAACAATGCGACGACGCGGACCGATTCATCCGTCGTGCAAGCCATGTTGCCGTTCTTCACCGAGCAATTTGGCAACGCCTCCTCCGCCCATGCCGTTGGCGGCGAAGCCGCAGCCGCGCTGAAGCAGGCGCGGCGTAGCTTGCAGGGTCTGCTGGGGATTGCCTACGATCATGAAATCGTCTTCACCTCCGGTGGGACCGAGGCTATTAATGCCGCCATCCTCTCGGCGCTTGCGGCCCAGGATGGTCGCGACGAGATCGTTACCACCTCGGTTGAGCATTCCGCGGTCCTTGCGCTGGTCGAGCAACTGGCGACAAGAGGCGTCAAGACGCATATCGTACCGGTAGATTCCCGCGGCCGGCTTGACATCGAGGCGTTTCGCTCTGCGCTTGGGCCACGCACGGCAATTGCCTCCATTATGTGGGCCAACAACGAGACCGGCACGATTTTTCCTGTGGAGTTTCTAGCCGGCTTGACCCGTGAGGCGGGTGCGCTGTTTCACACCGATGCGGTCCAGGCCATGGGCAAGGTGCGCGTCGACCTAAAGGACAGTGCGATCGATATGCTGTCGCTGTCCGCCCACAAACTGCATGGACCCAAGGGGATCGGCGCGCTCTATTTGCGCAAAGGGACAAAGTTCCGGCCGCTGATCTGGGGCGGAGCACAGGAACGACGGCGCCGCGGCGGAACTGAGAATATTCCCGGCATCGTCGGTCTTGGAAAGGCTGCGGAGCTTGCGGTGGAGCGGCTGGAGCCAGAGCGCGTTCGCATTGGTGCGTTGCGCGACCGCCTGGAGCAGGGGATCTTGCACAATGGCGAGTGTGTTGCGCTTGGCGATGTCAGCAACCGGCTAGCGAACACGGCCAATATTGCCTTCGACCATCTCGATGGCGAAGCAATCGCCCATCATCTTGATCGTGCGGGCATTGCCGTGTCGCTCGGATCAGCCTGCAGCGCCGGTTCAATGGAGCCATCGCATGTTCTGCGCGCCATGCAGGTGCCGCCGTGGAGCGTGCGCGGCGCGGTGCGCTTTTCTCTGTCGCGTGAAACCTCCGTCGCGGAGGTCGATGAGGTCGTGTACGCACTGTCCGACATCGTGGCTCGCCTGCGCGCCATCCGCGGGAGTCAGCCGGTCTGCCCGCCTATGCGTCACAGTCGAGGGAGTTGA
- a CDS encoding NifU family protein gives MLAEPEQLRQLSATATGREIRIRAVIEGIRSYLQRDGGDRRLIGVDGCIVSLIGACAFGQRLRGALEGIQARLVDRLGEFVRPIPVAAADKARD, from the coding sequence ATGCTGGCCGAACCAGAACAACTGAGGCAATTGTCGGCCACCGCGACCGGCCGAGAGATACGCATTCGCGCCGTGATCGAGGGGATACGCTCCTATCTGCAACGCGACGGCGGCGACCGTCGGCTGATCGGGGTCGATGGCTGCATTGTCAGCCTGATCGGTGCCTGCGCGTTCGGTCAGCGTTTGAGGGGGGCGCTGGAAGGCATTCAAGCGCGGCTGGTTGACAGGCTCGGCGAATTCGTCCGCCCGATCCCGGTTGCTGCGGCAGACAAGGCGCGGGATTGA
- a CDS encoding iron-sulfur cluster assembly accessory protein, protein MIDLTDSAVNAIKSAISSSTHPASGMRIMVEAGGCNGFKYRLGLAEEAKPYDTVIECGGVKVFVDDKSHEHLVGTTIDFVMALESPGFTFHNPNATSSCSCGKSFS, encoded by the coding sequence ATGATTGACCTGACGGATAGCGCAGTGAATGCGATCAAGAGCGCAATTTCATCGTCGACGCACCCGGCAAGCGGCATGCGCATTATGGTCGAGGCAGGCGGCTGCAACGGGTTCAAATACAGGCTGGGTCTGGCCGAGGAGGCGAAGCCTTACGACACAGTGATCGAGTGCGGCGGTGTGAAGGTGTTTGTCGATGACAAGAGCCATGAGCATCTGGTCGGCACAACCATCGATTTCGTGATGGCGCTGGAGAGCCCAGGTTTCACCTTTCATAATCCAAACGCCACCTCGAGCTGCTCCTGCGGCAAATCATTCAGCTGA
- a CDS encoding Rieske 2Fe-2S domain-containing protein — translation MQPDAIYAICGFNDIPSRRATGFHLMVVDDEGNHRPWSIIVLRWGKKVLGYVNKCPHNSVNLDWERNEFLDPYGVRLMCGKHGSTFELGTGRCVEGPCKGRALTPIALTVQDGDICVVGVRLVEDDASSNE, via the coding sequence ATGCAGCCAGATGCAATTTATGCGATTTGTGGCTTTAACGACATTCCAAGCCGCCGGGCCACGGGATTCCATCTTATGGTCGTCGATGACGAGGGCAACCACCGGCCGTGGTCCATCATTGTGCTGCGATGGGGTAAGAAGGTGCTTGGCTATGTCAATAAATGCCCGCACAACAGCGTCAATCTGGACTGGGAGCGGAACGAATTCCTGGATCCATACGGCGTCCGGCTGATGTGCGGCAAGCACGGATCGACCTTCGAACTCGGCACGGGGCGGTGCGTCGAAGGTCCATGTAAGGGTAGAGCGCTCACGCCGATCGCGTTGACAGTTCAGGATGGAGATATCTGTGTTGTCGGCGTGCGTCTTGTCGAAGACGATGCGTCCTCAAATGAATGA
- a CDS encoding host specificity protein has translation MYGRIVGSSSQSTSAGQADESAEAGDSPRFSETAASIASSGSSPAPYSLASDPPIIEIDRSSFMEGVRRFLGSDIRHIASHPEEYSDFVSEKAERAATVAGGYANTYDDPNNQARFFSYQLGDETVGLLRAGGPARIKGEHFRQQFGCNDITSVVDLRVTHPLVENAGDILLEYQLRMDGDHPLVLSRPALPGVEPRLAEMGFVHVGRDHWVLDPNRNPEVWTKNENDEWQRVDKPTKYLSKVEDGDTDTEASIGSDSSDDDPSFYLERAVRGLRME, from the coding sequence ATGTATGGCAGAATCGTTGGCTCATCCAGCCAGTCGACAAGTGCCGGCCAAGCCGATGAATCGGCAGAGGCCGGAGATAGCCCCCGCTTTTCGGAAACAGCTGCCAGCATCGCGTCAAGCGGGTCGTCGCCGGCGCCATATTCTCTCGCTTCCGATCCGCCTATTATAGAGATCGACCGATCTTCCTTCATGGAAGGAGTGCGGAGATTTTTGGGCAGTGACATCAGGCACATCGCCAGTCACCCAGAAGAGTACTCGGATTTCGTGTCCGAGAAAGCTGAGCGCGCAGCAACGGTCGCTGGCGGTTACGCCAACACCTACGATGATCCAAATAATCAGGCGCGGTTTTTCAGCTATCAGTTGGGCGACGAAACTGTCGGGCTTCTAAGAGCAGGAGGTCCCGCTCGGATTAAAGGAGAGCATTTTCGGCAGCAGTTTGGGTGCAACGATATCACGTCCGTGGTAGACCTGCGGGTTACTCATCCGCTGGTCGAGAATGCGGGCGATATTCTGCTGGAATATCAACTGCGAATGGACGGCGATCATCCGTTGGTTTTGTCACGTCCTGCCTTACCCGGCGTGGAACCTCGTCTGGCGGAAATGGGTTTTGTTCACGTTGGTCGTGATCACTGGGTGCTTGATCCAAACCGGAATCCCGAAGTGTGGACTAAGAACGAGAACGACGAGTGGCAACGAGTAGACAAGCCTACAAAGTACCTTTCCAAAGTCGAGGATGGTGATACCGATACTGAAGCAAGTATCGGATCGGATTCCTCTGACGATGATCCGTCGTTCTACTTGGAGCGCGCCGTTAGAGGACTGCGCATGGAGTAG
- the fdxB gene encoding ferredoxin III, nif-specific: MSFATRDGRDWTPDYLISIDAKKCIGCGRCFKVCGRDVMTLKGIDEEGELVDLDDDEDDEIEKKIMVLNDQGACIGCGACARVCPANCQAHVSATAEAA, from the coding sequence ATGTCATTTGCAACGCGCGATGGCCGCGACTGGACGCCAGACTATCTGATCTCGATCGATGCCAAGAAGTGCATCGGCTGTGGGCGCTGTTTCAAGGTGTGCGGCCGGGATGTCATGACGTTGAAAGGAATCGACGAGGAGGGCGAACTTGTCGACCTCGATGATGACGAGGACGATGAGATCGAAAAGAAAATCATGGTTCTGAATGACCAGGGCGCCTGCATCGGCTGTGGCGCCTGCGCCAGGGTTTGCCCGGCCAACTGCCAGGCCCACGTTTCAGCCACAGCTGAAGCTGCCTGA
- a CDS encoding CCE_0567 family metalloprotein, whose translation MSDRETLKAELKKLSAKALQAKMDLHDLSEELPINWTSIMAVAQKAHDAYAELERKSHDLKSLENT comes from the coding sequence ATGAGCGATCGTGAAACACTAAAGGCAGAACTAAAGAAACTGTCGGCCAAAGCGCTACAAGCAAAAATGGATCTGCACGATCTTTCGGAGGAATTGCCCATCAACTGGACCTCGATCATGGCTGTGGCGCAGAAGGCGCACGATGCCTATGCCGAACTCGAGCGCAAGAGCCATGATTTGAAGTCGCTGGAAAATACCTAG
- a CDS encoding NifX-associated nitrogen fixation protein — translation MTAEIELGSAVDLPFLKELVQICRAEDTNGAWEAKSDLDLLEPYILDKEKRRALPIVGDPDPDTLWRLELFFNAVALSIERVTGVMIQPILKLHHEGFGRMVLIGGRLIAVNKQLRDVHRFGFDNLAKLAQEGDKYVRDGIDLIRKFPDVANY, via the coding sequence ATGACCGCAGAAATAGAGCTGGGCAGCGCCGTCGATTTGCCGTTCCTCAAGGAGCTGGTCCAAATTTGTCGCGCCGAGGATACCAACGGAGCCTGGGAGGCCAAGAGCGATCTCGATCTGCTCGAACCCTATATCTTGGACAAGGAGAAGCGGCGCGCATTGCCGATTGTCGGCGATCCTGATCCCGATACGCTGTGGCGGCTGGAGCTGTTCTTCAATGCGGTCGCGCTTTCGATCGAACGGGTCACCGGCGTGATGATCCAGCCGATCCTCAAGCTGCATCATGAAGGCTTTGGCCGCATGGTGCTGATCGGAGGGCGCTTGATCGCCGTGAACAAGCAACTGCGCGATGTGCATCGCTTCGGCTTCGATAACCTCGCAAAGCTCGCGCAGGAGGGTGACAAATATGTCAGGGACGGAATCGACCTGATCCGAAAATTTCCAGACGTGGCGAATTACTGA
- the nifX gene encoding nitrogen fixation protein NifX, whose product MKVAFATQDLRRVDAHFGWARNIAIYDVAPSGHVFLKAVEFEGDLKEDGNDDKLAPKIDAIKDCAILYVAAIGGAGAARVVANKIHPIKVNKPEDILVLLEKLERVLKGTPPPWLRKVMARDQRRTFEFDE is encoded by the coding sequence ATGAAAGTCGCATTCGCCACTCAAGACCTAAGACGCGTCGATGCCCATTTTGGTTGGGCAAGGAATATCGCTATCTACGATGTCGCGCCAAGCGGGCACGTGTTTCTCAAAGCGGTTGAGTTTGAGGGCGATCTCAAGGAAGACGGCAACGACGACAAGTTGGCACCGAAGATCGATGCCATTAAGGATTGCGCAATCCTTTACGTCGCCGCTATTGGCGGTGCCGGTGCTGCGCGGGTGGTCGCCAACAAGATCCACCCCATCAAGGTGAACAAGCCAGAAGACATCCTTGTGCTGCTCGAAAAGCTCGAGCGCGTCCTGAAGGGAACGCCACCTCCCTGGCTACGCAAGGTCATGGCGAGGGACCAACGGCGCACTTTCGAGTTCGACGAATGA
- the nifN gene encoding nitrogenase iron-molybdenum cofactor biosynthesis protein NifN: protein MAIVTAPTKACAVNPLKMSQPIGGAFALMGLREAMPLLHGSQGCTSFGLTLFVRHFREAVPLQTTAMSEVSTVLGGYENLEQAILNIYNRAKPKIIGICSTGVTETNGDDVDAYLKLIRDKHPQLAKLALVYVSTPDFKGAFQDGWEKAVARIVELLVERPSVNGLRDPSRVNVLPGCHLTPGDVDELRAILEDFGLRPSFLPDLAGSLDGHIPDEFTPTTIGGIGVDEIASMGRAGWTIAIGAQMRRAAEAMQAKSGVPFRLFERLCGLSPNDEFMTFLSEISGRPVPLKYRRQRGQLTDAMLDAHFHIGGRRLAIAAEPDLLFDLSSMLHDMGAQVCAAVTTTLSQVIERIKAKQVLIGDLEDLEELARTKHCDLLITHSHGRQAAARLKIPFYRAGFPMFDRLGAGHQLSIGYRGARDLIFDIANLVIADREENHQPTPDRWRAAAALPPRSGHRSAVGAAERSIA, encoded by the coding sequence ATGGCCATCGTCACGGCGCCGACAAAAGCCTGCGCGGTCAATCCGCTGAAGATGAGCCAGCCGATCGGCGGTGCATTCGCCCTCATGGGGCTGCGTGAGGCGATGCCGCTTCTGCACGGCTCGCAAGGGTGCACTTCCTTCGGGCTCACGCTCTTTGTGCGGCATTTCAGGGAGGCCGTGCCGCTGCAGACCACGGCGATGAGTGAGGTCTCGACCGTGCTCGGCGGCTATGAGAATCTCGAGCAGGCGATACTGAATATCTACAACCGCGCCAAGCCAAAGATCATCGGAATCTGCTCGACCGGTGTCACCGAGACCAATGGTGACGATGTGGATGCCTACCTCAAGCTCATCCGGGACAAGCATCCGCAACTCGCGAAATTGGCGCTGGTCTATGTCTCGACGCCCGATTTCAAGGGTGCGTTCCAGGACGGCTGGGAGAAGGCTGTGGCGCGCATCGTGGAGTTGCTGGTGGAACGGCCCAGCGTCAATGGCCTTCGCGATCCCTCGCGAGTGAATGTTCTTCCAGGATGTCACCTCACGCCGGGTGATGTTGACGAACTCCGTGCCATTCTGGAGGATTTTGGGTTGCGGCCGTCCTTCCTGCCTGATCTGGCGGGATCGCTCGATGGGCATATCCCCGATGAGTTTACGCCAACGACCATCGGCGGCATCGGTGTCGACGAAATTGCGAGCATGGGCCGCGCCGGGTGGACGATAGCAATCGGCGCGCAGATGCGGCGCGCGGCAGAGGCCATGCAGGCCAAGAGCGGCGTGCCATTTCGCCTCTTCGAGCGGCTCTGCGGCCTTAGTCCGAACGACGAATTCATGACTTTTCTAAGCGAGATCAGCGGTCGGCCCGTACCATTGAAATATCGGCGCCAGCGCGGCCAGCTCACCGATGCGATGCTGGACGCCCACTTCCATATTGGCGGTCGCAGACTCGCGATCGCCGCAGAGCCGGATCTCTTGTTTGATCTCTCCAGTATGCTGCATGACATGGGTGCGCAGGTGTGCGCGGCCGTAACGACCACGCTGTCGCAGGTGATCGAGCGGATCAAAGCCAAACAGGTGCTAATTGGCGATCTTGAGGATCTGGAAGAGCTTGCCAGAACCAAGCATTGCGACTTGCTGATCACGCATTCGCACGGCAGGCAAGCGGCGGCTCGGCTGAAAATTCCGTTCTATCGTGCGGGTTTTCCGATGTTCGATCGACTTGGCGCAGGGCACCAATTATCCATCGGTTATCGTGGTGCGCGCGATCTGATCTTCGACATCGCCAATCTCGTGATCGCGGACCGCGAGGAGAACCATCAGCCTACACCCGACAGATGGCGGGCTGCGGCCGCACTGCCACCGAGATCCGGGCACCGCAGCGCTGTCGGTGCAGCCGAGAGGTCGATTGCATGA
- the nifE gene encoding nitrogenase iron-molybdenum cofactor biosynthesis protein NifE has product MNSLAATVQNIFDEPGCAKNGSKSEAERKKGCTQQLQPGSAAGGCAFDGAKIALQPFTDVAHLVHGPIACEGNSWDNRGAVSSGSNLWRTAFTTDMNETDIVFGGEKRLCKAIKEIVDKCDPPAIFVYQTCIPAMIGDDIDAVCKAASKRFGRPVIPINSPGFVGSKNLGNKLAGEALLDHVIGTREPDCTTPYDINLIGEYNLSGELWQVKPLLDELGIRILSCISGDGKYGEVASSHRARAAMLVCSKAMINVARKMEERFGIPFFEGSFYGIQDSSDSLRQIARLLVERGAPKELLGRTEAVIAREEAWAWAAIEPYQPRFKGKKALLITGGVKSWSVVAALQEAGLELVGTSVKKSTRKDKERIRELMGQDAHMIEDMTPREMYKMLKDAKADVMLSGGKSQFVALKAAVPWLDINQERCHAYLGYVGMVKLVEEIDKSLSNPMWEQLRRPAPWEALARVKVQMQSPVAGIACDPALAETARRARKICFCNTVDLGTIEDAIYGHGLRSVEAVREYTDAVGGCCKRRIEEILVSSPSAALQAAE; this is encoded by the coding sequence ATGAATTCGCTAGCGGCCACGGTCCAGAATATTTTCGACGAGCCGGGCTGCGCCAAGAATGGCAGCAAGTCGGAGGCCGAGCGCAAGAAGGGCTGCACTCAGCAGCTGCAGCCGGGCAGTGCGGCGGGCGGCTGTGCCTTCGACGGCGCCAAGATTGCGCTGCAGCCGTTTACCGACGTTGCTCACCTGGTGCATGGTCCGATCGCGTGTGAAGGTAACTCCTGGGACAATCGCGGCGCGGTGTCTTCCGGCTCGAATCTGTGGCGCACCGCATTCACAACCGACATGAACGAAACCGATATCGTATTTGGAGGCGAGAAGCGCCTTTGTAAAGCGATCAAGGAAATCGTGGACAAGTGCGACCCGCCCGCCATCTTCGTCTATCAGACCTGCATCCCGGCGATGATCGGTGACGACATCGACGCGGTCTGTAAGGCGGCATCCAAAAGGTTCGGCAGGCCCGTGATCCCGATCAACTCCCCGGGGTTCGTTGGTTCCAAGAACCTCGGTAACAAGCTCGCCGGCGAGGCCTTGCTCGACCATGTGATCGGGACGCGGGAGCCGGACTGCACCACGCCGTACGATATCAACCTGATCGGAGAATACAATCTCTCGGGAGAGCTCTGGCAAGTGAAGCCATTGTTAGATGAGCTCGGAATCCGGATTCTCTCCTGCATCTCGGGCGATGGCAAATATGGCGAAGTCGCGTCATCCCATCGCGCGCGGGCGGCGATGTTGGTGTGCTCAAAGGCCATGATCAACGTCGCACGCAAGATGGAGGAACGTTTCGGGATCCCATTCTTCGAAGGGTCATTCTACGGCATCCAGGATTCAAGCGATTCGCTGCGTCAGATTGCCCGCTTGTTGGTTGAACGCGGCGCGCCGAAAGAGCTGCTCGGGCGCACCGAAGCGGTGATCGCGCGCGAGGAAGCGTGGGCCTGGGCTGCGATCGAGCCGTACCAGCCACGCTTCAAAGGCAAGAAGGCTTTGTTGATTACCGGCGGCGTCAAGTCGTGGTCGGTCGTTGCTGCACTACAGGAAGCCGGGCTCGAACTGGTCGGAACCAGTGTGAAGAAGTCAACAAGGAAGGACAAGGAACGCATCAGGGAGCTTATGGGGCAAGATGCCCACATGATCGAGGATATGACGCCCCGGGAAATGTACAAGATGTTGAAGGACGCAAAGGCGGACGTCATGCTATCGGGCGGCAAATCGCAGTTCGTCGCGTTGAAAGCGGCGGTGCCCTGGCTCGATATCAACCAGGAGCGTTGCCACGCCTATCTGGGCTATGTCGGCATGGTCAAACTTGTGGAGGAGATCGATAAGTCGCTCTCCAATCCGATGTGGGAACAGCTACGTCGACCGGCGCCATGGGAGGCTTTGGCCAGGGTGAAGGTGCAGATGCAATCGCCGGTGGCCGGGATCGCCTGCGATCCGGCGCTCGCCGAAACGGCGCGCCGCGCGAGGAAAATCTGCTTCTGTAACACGGTCGATCTCGGCACGATCGAGGATGCGATCTACGGGCATGGTCTGAGGAGCGTCGAGGCAGTTAGAGAGTACACTGATGCGGTCGGTGGCTGCTGCAAGAGACGTATCGAGGAAATCTTGGTGTCCTCGCCATCTGCCGCGCTACAGGCCGCAGAATAG
- the nifK gene encoding nitrogenase molybdenum-iron protein subunit beta — MAQSAEHVLDHLELFRGPEYQQMLATKKIFENPRDPAEVERIKEWTKTPEYREKNFAREALAVNPAKACQPLGAVFASVGFEGTLPFVHGSQGCVAYYRSHLSRHFKEPSSCVSSSMTEDAAVFGGLNNMIDGLANSYNMYKPKMIAVSTTCMAEVIGDDLNAFIKTSKEKGSVPTEFDVPFAHTPAFVGSHVTGYDNALKGILEHFWDGKAGTAPKLERKPNEAINIIGGFDGYTVGNLREIKRILALMGIQHTVLADNSEVFDTPTDGEFRMYDGGTTLEDAANAIHAKATISMQQWCTEKTLPFVSEHGQDVVSFNYPVGVSATDDFLVALSRISGKEIPEQLARERGRLVDAIADSSAHIHGKKFAIYGDPDLCYGLAAFLLELGAEPTHVLSTNGNKAWQEKMQALFASSPFGQTCQSYPGRDLWHMRSLLFTEPVDLLIGNTYGKYLERDTGTPLIRIGFPVFDRHHHHRSPVWGYQGGLNVLVKILDKIFDEIDKKTNVLGKTDYSFDIIR, encoded by the coding sequence ATGGCGCAGAGTGCAGAACACGTGCTCGATCATCTCGAACTGTTCCGCGGTCCAGAATATCAGCAGATGCTGGCCACCAAGAAAATATTCGAGAATCCCCGCGATCCCGCTGAGGTCGAACGTATCAAGGAATGGACGAAAACACCGGAGTACCGCGAGAAGAACTTTGCGCGGGAGGCGCTGGCGGTAAATCCGGCCAAAGCCTGCCAGCCGCTTGGCGCCGTATTCGCCTCGGTTGGCTTTGAGGGCACGCTGCCATTCGTCCACGGCTCGCAAGGCTGCGTGGCCTATTACCGCAGCCATCTGTCGCGGCACTTCAAGGAGCCGAGCTCCTGCGTCTCTTCGTCGATGACGGAAGACGCTGCTGTATTTGGCGGCCTGAACAACATGATCGACGGGCTCGCCAACAGCTACAACATGTACAAACCCAAGATGATCGCGGTTTCCACGACCTGCATGGCTGAGGTGATCGGCGATGACCTCAACGCCTTCATCAAGACGTCGAAGGAGAAAGGCTCTGTTCCGACGGAGTTCGATGTGCCGTTCGCGCACACACCAGCGTTCGTCGGCAGCCACGTCACCGGCTATGACAACGCGCTCAAGGGCATTCTGGAGCATTTTTGGGACGGCAAGGCTGGAACAGCGCCAAAGCTAGAGCGCAAGCCAAACGAGGCAATCAACATCATTGGCGGGTTCGATGGCTACACCGTCGGAAACCTTCGCGAGATCAAGCGCATCTTGGCATTGATGGGCATCCAACACACGGTACTGGCCGATAATTCGGAAGTCTTCGACACCCCGACAGATGGCGAGTTCCGCATGTATGACGGCGGCACCACGCTGGAAGACGCGGCCAACGCGATTCACGCCAAGGCGACAATCTCCATGCAGCAGTGGTGTACGGAAAAAACGCTGCCGTTTGTATCCGAGCATGGTCAGGACGTCGTGTCTTTCAATTACCCGGTGGGCGTATCCGCAACGGATGACTTTCTCGTGGCGTTATCACGCATCAGCGGCAAGGAGATCCCGGAGCAACTCGCGCGAGAGCGTGGCCGCTTGGTTGATGCCATCGCTGACTCCAGCGCGCATATCCATGGCAAGAAGTTTGCGATCTATGGCGATCCAGATCTCTGCTATGGGTTAGCTGCCTTTCTGCTCGAACTTGGCGCCGAGCCGACCCATGTGCTGTCGACCAACGGCAATAAGGCGTGGCAGGAAAAAATGCAGGCGCTGTTTGCAAGCTCACCGTTCGGGCAGACCTGCCAGTCCTATCCGGGCCGGGACCTCTGGCACATGCGCTCGCTCTTGTTCACCGAGCCGGTCGATCTTCTGATTGGCAACACCTATGGCAAGTATCTCGAGCGTGACACTGGAACGCCACTGATCCGCATCGGCTTTCCAGTTTTTGATCGGCATCACCATCACCGCTCCCCTGTATGGGGCTATCAGGGCGGCCTGAATGTGCTGGTGAAGATCCTCGACAAGATATTCGACGAAATCGACAAGAAGACCAACGTTCTTGGCAAAACTGACTACAGCTTCGACATCATTCGTTGA
- the nifD gene encoding nitrogenase molybdenum-iron protein alpha chain — MSLATTQSIAEIRARNKELIEEVLKVYPEKTAKRRAKHLNVHQAGKSDCGVKSNIKSIPGVMTIRGCAYAGSKGVVWGPIKDMVHISHGPVGCGQYSWGSRRNYYVGTTGIDSFVTLQFTSDFQEKDIVFGGDKKLVKVIDEIQELFPLNNGITIQSECPIGLIGDDIEAVSRAKSKEYDGKTIVPVRCEGFRGVSQSLGHHIANDAVRDWIFDKLEPEGNSKFEPTPYDVAIIGDYNIGGDAWSSRILLEEMGLRVIAQWSGDGSLAELEATPKAKLNILHCYRSMNYISRHMEEKFGIPWCEYNFFGPSKIAESLRKIAGYFDDKIKEGAERVIEKYQPLVNAVIAKYRPRLEGKTVMLYVGGLRPRHVIGAYEDLGMEVVGTGYEFGHNDDYQRTAQHYVKDSTLIYDDVTGYEFERFVEKLQPDLVGSGIKEKYVFQKMGVPFRQMHSWDYSGPYHGYDGFAIFARDMDMAVNSPVWKKTKAPWKEAPKVKLLAAE; from the coding sequence ATGAGTCTCGCCACGACCCAGAGCATCGCAGAAATCAGGGCTCGCAACAAAGAGCTGATTGAGGAGGTGCTGAAGGTCTATCCGGAGAAGACCGCGAAACGGCGCGCCAAGCACCTCAACGTTCACCAAGCCGGCAAGTCCGACTGCGGGGTCAAGTCCAACATCAAATCCATACCCGGAGTGATGACCATCAGAGGCTGTGCCTATGCAGGGTCCAAGGGGGTGGTCTGGGGACCGATCAAGGACATGGTCCATATCAGCCATGGCCCGGTTGGCTGCGGTCAGTATTCGTGGGGCTCGCGGCGCAATTACTACGTCGGCACGACGGGCATCGATAGTTTCGTGACCCTGCAATTCACCTCCGACTTCCAGGAAAAGGATATCGTATTTGGTGGCGACAAGAAGCTGGTCAAAGTCATTGACGAAATCCAGGAGCTTTTTCCACTCAACAACGGCATCACTATCCAGTCGGAATGCCCGATCGGACTGATTGGGGATGACATCGAGGCCGTATCAAGAGCGAAATCCAAGGAATATGACGGCAAGACCATCGTGCCGGTCCGCTGTGAGGGCTTTCGCGGCGTGTCGCAGTCGCTCGGCCACCACATTGCCAATGATGCGGTGCGCGACTGGATTTTCGACAAGCTCGAGCCCGAGGGCAATTCAAAGTTCGAGCCGACGCCGTACGATGTTGCGATCATCGGAGATTACAATATCGGCGGCGACGCCTGGTCATCGCGAATTCTGCTGGAGGAAATGGGACTGCGGGTGATTGCGCAGTGGTCCGGTGACGGTTCGCTCGCCGAGCTCGAGGCGACGCCGAAGGCAAAGCTCAACATTCTGCATTGCTACCGTTCGATGAACTACATCTCCCGCCACATGGAAGAAAAGTTCGGTATCCCCTGGTGCGAATATAACTTCTTCGGACCTTCAAAGATCGCAGAATCGCTGCGCAAGATTGCGGGCTATTTCGACGATAAGATCAAGGAAGGCGCCGAGCGGGTGATTGAAAAGTACCAGCCGCTGGTGAACGCCGTGATCGCAAAATATCGCCCTCGCCTGGAGGGCAAGACGGTGATGCTATACGTCGGCGGACTTCGTCCGCGTCACGTGATTGGCGCATACGAGGACCTCGGGATGGAAGTCGTAGGCACCGGGTACGAGTTCGGCCACAACGATGACTATCAGCGCACCGCCCAGCACTACGTAAAGGACAGCACGCTCATCTACGACGACGTCACTGGCTATGAGTTCGAGCGCTTCGTCGAAAAGCTCCAGCCCGACCTGGTCGGCTCGGGCATCAAGGAAAAATACGTTTTCCAAAAGATGGGTGTGCCATTCCGGCAAATGCATTCCTGGGACTATTCGGGCCCATATCACGGCTATGACGGCTTTGCGATCTTCGCGCGCGACATGGACATGGCTGTCAACTCGCCGGTCTGGAAGAAGACGAAGGCGCCCTGGAAAGAAGCGCCGAAAGTCAAGCTCTTGGCCGCGGAATAA